The following are encoded together in the Capsulimonas corticalis genome:
- a CDS encoding HEAT repeat domain-containing protein has translation MHGLPSARQEKSAFQKLRHSIEVKRIAGRSAALAEALQNYPLQKLLAQAKGRVVETARVRPLEERASREARAQIIALTQIAESISDKPARAVLFRTVLPIFGEALGFQGGEWSVCKATVRALGTIWGDDKIVSLLAYITENHKDIVVSRAAATQLAKIGGAEAFRALTNALGHRDRDVQRIAEQTLELRSNYSFAVAALENGLKHVSPEVRRRSANVLDRLSWKPGAPEMEGWRMAARQDWEGAVSAGAASIPALEGAMKGKDARVREQAAKSLEAMAWRPRQYAMTAWYHAARRDWDAAAELKISATAALANALDDEDETVSDPAGACLARIGAYSVPTLACSLRDSWDVRMQQRASHALTVIARNTQERGNPQVTSLYIDAVPALTEALADGHNQVLLEPGYALAEISEHVFDSTQVFAVFEDSIDRIREVVSAQHPIVRKELEECLRRIQASANAGAPGGSRYIGLGDRSGSRK, from the coding sequence ATGCATGGTTTACCCAGCGCACGTCAAGAAAAATCGGCGTTCCAGAAGCTTCGCCACTCGATCGAAGTCAAGCGAATCGCCGGGCGCTCCGCCGCTCTCGCGGAGGCGCTGCAAAACTATCCCCTGCAAAAACTGCTGGCCCAGGCCAAAGGGCGCGTGGTCGAGACCGCTCGGGTCCGGCCGCTTGAAGAGCGGGCGTCGCGTGAGGCGCGCGCGCAAATCATCGCCTTAACTCAGATCGCCGAATCAATCTCCGATAAGCCTGCGCGCGCCGTCCTCTTCCGAACCGTCCTGCCGATCTTCGGCGAAGCGCTGGGTTTTCAGGGCGGTGAGTGGTCCGTGTGCAAGGCGACGGTCCGCGCGCTGGGAACGATCTGGGGCGACGACAAGATTGTCTCGCTGCTCGCCTACATTACCGAAAACCATAAAGACATCGTGGTGAGCCGCGCGGCGGCGACACAGCTGGCGAAGATCGGCGGCGCCGAGGCGTTCCGGGCGCTGACCAACGCGCTCGGCCATCGAGATCGGGACGTTCAGCGGATTGCCGAACAAACGCTGGAGCTGCGCAGCAACTACAGTTTTGCCGTTGCTGCTCTCGAAAACGGCCTGAAACATGTCTCGCCCGAAGTCCGCCGCCGGTCCGCGAATGTGCTGGATCGTCTGAGCTGGAAGCCCGGCGCCCCGGAAATGGAAGGCTGGCGAATGGCGGCCCGCCAGGATTGGGAGGGAGCTGTGTCTGCGGGCGCCGCGTCGATCCCCGCTCTGGAAGGAGCGATGAAGGGGAAGGACGCCCGGGTGCGCGAGCAGGCGGCGAAATCTCTGGAGGCGATGGCGTGGCGTCCGCGACAGTATGCGATGACGGCCTGGTATCATGCGGCGCGGCGCGACTGGGACGCGGCCGCGGAATTGAAAATCAGCGCCACCGCCGCGCTGGCCAATGCGCTGGACGACGAGGACGAAACCGTCAGCGACCCGGCCGGCGCCTGCCTCGCGCGCATCGGCGCCTATTCCGTTCCGACACTGGCGTGTTCGCTGCGGGATAGCTGGGATGTGCGAATGCAGCAGCGCGCGTCCCACGCGCTCACAGTGATCGCGCGCAATACGCAGGAGCGCGGCAATCCCCAAGTTACTTCGCTTTATATCGACGCCGTTCCAGCGCTGACCGAAGCGCTCGCCGACGGTCACAACCAGGTCCTGCTGGAGCCCGGTTATGCGCTGGCGGAGATCTCCGAACACGTCTTCGACTCGACTCAAGTCTTTGCGGTGTTCGAGGATTCCATCGATCGGATCCGCGAGGTTGTCAGCGCCCAGCATCCGATCGTCCGCAAGGAGCTGGAGGAGTGCCTTCGGCGAATCCAGGCTTCGGCAAACGCCGGCGCCCCCGGCGGCTCCCGCTATATTGGCCTTGGCGACCGCAGCGGCAGCCGAAAGTAG
- a CDS encoding macro domain-containing protein: MQIHKTEVEVVRGSVTDQEVDAIVNAANTSMQGGGGIDGRIHRAAGPALMEELRRVAPHGAKTGVVVVTGAHKLPQKYIFHTAGPVWNGGKSGESEKLTSSYRGCLEAADKLGLSSIAYCSISTGVYRYPLDLAAQVCISTIQEYLLSHPETRLRRIVLAMFGPAEFDVFAQALARPLQES; this comes from the coding sequence ATGCAGATTCACAAGACAGAAGTGGAAGTCGTTCGCGGCAGCGTCACCGATCAAGAGGTGGACGCGATCGTCAACGCCGCCAACACGAGCATGCAGGGTGGGGGCGGGATCGATGGACGTATCCACCGGGCTGCGGGGCCGGCGCTGATGGAGGAATTGCGGCGCGTCGCGCCGCACGGCGCTAAAACAGGCGTCGTCGTGGTGACGGGAGCACACAAACTGCCGCAGAAGTATATTTTTCATACCGCCGGCCCCGTTTGGAACGGCGGCAAGTCGGGCGAATCGGAAAAGCTGACCAGCAGTTACCGAGGATGTCTGGAAGCCGCCGATAAGCTCGGACTATCCAGCATCGCTTATTGCTCGATCTCCACCGGCGTTTATCGCTATCCTTTGGATCTGGCCGCCCAGGTCTGCATCAGCACAATTCAGGAATATCTGCTCTCCCATCCGGAAACGCGGCTGCGGCGTATCGTTCTGGCAATGTTCGGCCCGGCCGAGTTCGACGTGTTCGCACAGGCGCTGGCGCGGCCGCTGCAAGAGAGCTGA